A portion of the Mycobacterium paraseoulense genome contains these proteins:
- a CDS encoding MogA/MoaB family molybdenum cofactor biosynthesis protein: MRVEEPSAAGLSELGYTVAPMETGAELVVGRALVVVVDDRTAHGDEDHSGPLVTELLTEAGFVVDGVVAVAADEVEIRNALNTAVIGGVDLVVSVGGTGVTPRDVTPEATREILDREILGIAEAIRASGLSAGIIDAGLSRGLAGVSGSTLVVNLAGSRYAVRDGMATLNPLAAQIIGQLSSLEI; the protein is encoded by the coding sequence ATGCGAGTCGAAGAACCCTCGGCGGCGGGATTGTCGGAGCTCGGTTATACGGTGGCACCCATGGAGACGGGTGCCGAATTGGTGGTCGGCCGGGCCCTTGTCGTGGTGGTCGACGATCGCACCGCCCACGGCGACGAGGACCACAGCGGGCCGTTGGTTACCGAGCTGCTGACCGAGGCGGGATTCGTCGTCGACGGTGTGGTGGCGGTCGCGGCGGACGAGGTGGAGATCCGCAACGCGCTCAACACCGCGGTGATCGGCGGGGTCGACCTGGTGGTCTCCGTCGGCGGGACGGGCGTCACGCCGCGCGACGTCACCCCGGAGGCGACCCGCGAGATCCTGGACCGCGAAATACTCGGCATCGCCGAGGCCATCCGGGCGTCGGGGCTGTCGGCGGGCATCATCGACGCCGGCCTGTCACGCGGCCTGGCCGGGGTATCCGGCAGCACGCTGGTGGTGAACCTGGCCGGCTCGCGGTACGCGGTGCGCGATGGCATGGCGACGCTGAACCCGCTGGCCGCTCAGATCATCGGGCAGCTGTCGAGCCTGGAGATCTGA
- a CDS encoding S1C family serine protease, whose amino-acid sequence MTNDPRYSPPPQQPGYRPAPNQPAPAQSHPGTSAYGQGHQQPSYSQPFDWRHQSHTTQFRQPYDPYEPFSGTGPGRIPGGTGVGPIPAGAGTGPMPGMLPPMPPGAQRRPRAGLLAVGALAIAVVSAGIGGAAATAVELGTHPTTGNGHTVIGAPSVPAANMAPGSVEQVASKVVPSVVMLETDLGRQSEEGSGIVLSADGLILTNNHVVAAAAGPPKAPGVPGAPPGGPPGGPGGGPAPKTTVTFADGRTAPFTVVGTDPTSDIAVIRVQGVSGLTPIALGSSSDLRVGQPVVAIGSPLGLSGTVTTGIVSALNRPVSTTGESGNQNTVLDAIQTDAAINPGNSGGALVNMSGQLVGVNSAIATLGADSPDAQSGSIGLGFAIPVDQAKRIADELISTGKASHASLGVQVTNDKGAPGAKVVDVVPNGAAAAAGVPKNVIVTKVDDRPISSADALVAAVRSKAPGDKISLTFQDPAGGGSRTVPVTLGKADQ is encoded by the coding sequence ATGACGAATGACCCGAGGTATTCGCCACCGCCGCAGCAGCCGGGATACCGTCCCGCGCCGAATCAGCCTGCGCCCGCCCAGAGCCACCCGGGGACCTCCGCTTACGGCCAGGGGCATCAGCAACCGTCGTATAGCCAGCCATTCGACTGGCGCCACCAGTCGCACACGACCCAATTCCGGCAGCCATACGACCCCTACGAGCCGTTCAGTGGCACCGGTCCGGGCCGGATACCGGGGGGGACCGGGGTAGGCCCGATCCCCGCGGGCGCCGGGACGGGCCCGATGCCCGGCATGCTGCCGCCGATGCCGCCCGGCGCCCAAAGGCGGCCCCGCGCAGGGCTGTTGGCCGTCGGCGCGTTGGCCATCGCGGTGGTGTCGGCCGGCATCGGCGGGGCCGCGGCCACGGCCGTCGAGCTCGGCACGCACCCGACCACCGGCAACGGGCACACCGTCATCGGCGCCCCCAGCGTTCCCGCGGCCAACATGGCGCCCGGCAGCGTCGAACAGGTCGCCTCCAAGGTGGTGCCCAGCGTCGTCATGCTGGAGACCGATCTGGGCCGGCAGTCCGAAGAGGGCTCCGGCATCGTCCTTTCCGCCGACGGCCTCATCCTCACCAACAACCACGTGGTGGCGGCGGCCGCGGGGCCGCCGAAGGCGCCCGGCGTTCCCGGCGCTCCCCCCGGCGGCCCGCCCGGGGGGCCCGGCGGCGGGCCTGCTCCCAAGACGACGGTGACCTTCGCCGACGGCCGCACCGCGCCGTTCACGGTCGTCGGCACCGATCCGACCAGCGACATCGCCGTGATCCGTGTGCAGGGCGTGTCCGGCCTCACCCCGATCGCCCTGGGTTCCTCGTCGGATCTTCGGGTGGGACAACCGGTGGTGGCCATCGGGTCGCCGCTGGGCCTGTCGGGCACGGTGACCACCGGGATCGTCAGCGCCCTCAACCGGCCGGTGTCCACCACCGGTGAGTCGGGCAACCAGAACACCGTTCTGGACGCGATCCAGACCGACGCGGCCATCAACCCGGGTAACTCCGGCGGCGCATTGGTCAACATGAGCGGGCAGCTGGTGGGCGTGAACTCGGCGATCGCCACCCTGGGGGCCGACTCGCCGGACGCCCAGAGCGGTTCGATCGGGCTCGGGTTCGCCATCCCGGTCGATCAGGCCAAGCGCATCGCCGACGAGCTGATCAGCACCGGCAAGGCGTCCCACGCCTCGCTGGGCGTGCAGGTGACGAACGACAAGGGCGCCCCGGGCGCCAAGGTCGTCGACGTCGTGCCGAACGGTGCGGCCGCGGCCGCCGGCGTCCCCAAGAACGTGATCGTCACCAAGGTCGACGACCGCCCGATCAGCAGCGCCGACGCCCTGGTCGCCGCCGTGCGGTCCAAGGCGCCGGGTGACAAGATTTCGCTGACCTTCCAGGATCCCGCTGGTGGTGGCAGCCGTACCGTGCCGGTGACTCTGGGGAAGGCGGATCAGTGA
- a CDS encoding HAMP domain-containing sensor histidine kinase translates to MIRYQRPQRVPLRATSSLSLRWRVMLLAMSMVAMVVVLMAFAVYAVISAALYSDIDNQLQSRAQLLIASGSLAADPGKAIEGTAYSDVNAMLVNPGHSIYTAQQPGQTLPVGAPEKAVIRGDLFMSRRTAFDQRVLAIHLPNGCSLLISKSLKPTEAVMTKLRLVLLIVGGIGVAVAAVAGGMVTRAGLRPVARLTEAAERVARTDDLRPIPVFGSDELARLTEAFNLMLRALAESRERQARLVTDAGHELRTPLTSLRTNVELLMASMEPGAPRLPEQEMVELRADVLAQIEELSTLVGDLVDLTRDDAGQVVHEPVDMSEVVDRSLERVRRRRNDIHFDVNVMPWQMFGDAAGLSRAVLNLLDNAAKWSPPGGRVGVTMRQLDPSHAELVVSDHGPGIPPHERRLVFERFYRSTTARAMPGSGLGLAIVKKVVLNHGGLLRVEDTVPGGQPPGTSFYVLLPGRPMPPSTYPAPSAGNAGEESGNDPTVPVATDEANSREPSNVISVDSQSARAR, encoded by the coding sequence ATGATCCGGTACCAACGGCCCCAACGCGTTCCGCTGCGCGCCACCAGTTCGTTGTCCCTGCGCTGGCGGGTCATGCTGCTGGCGATGTCGATGGTGGCGATGGTCGTCGTGCTGATGGCATTCGCCGTGTACGCGGTGATTTCGGCTGCGCTGTATAGCGATATCGACAACCAGCTGCAAAGCCGGGCGCAGCTGCTGATCGCCAGCGGTTCACTGGCCGCTGACCCCGGCAAGGCCATCGAAGGCACCGCCTACTCGGATGTCAATGCGATGCTGGTGAACCCGGGCCACTCGATCTACACCGCGCAGCAGCCGGGTCAGACGCTGCCCGTCGGTGCGCCCGAGAAGGCGGTGATCCGCGGTGATCTGTTCATGTCCCGGCGCACCGCGTTCGATCAACGGGTGCTGGCCATCCACTTGCCCAACGGCTGTTCGCTGCTGATCTCCAAGAGCCTCAAGCCGACCGAGGCGGTGATGACCAAGCTGCGCTTGGTGCTGCTGATCGTGGGCGGCATCGGCGTCGCGGTCGCGGCGGTGGCGGGCGGCATGGTCACCAGGGCGGGGCTGCGCCCGGTGGCGCGCCTGACCGAGGCGGCCGAACGGGTGGCGCGCACCGACGACCTGCGGCCCATCCCGGTGTTTGGAAGTGACGAATTGGCAAGGCTCACCGAGGCATTCAACTTGATGTTGCGCGCGCTGGCCGAATCCCGCGAGCGGCAGGCGCGGCTGGTCACCGATGCCGGGCACGAATTGCGCACCCCGCTGACGTCCCTGCGCACCAATGTCGAGCTGCTGATGGCGTCGATGGAACCGGGAGCGCCGCGGCTGCCCGAGCAGGAGATGGTCGAGCTCCGCGCCGACGTGCTGGCCCAGATCGAGGAACTGTCCACGTTGGTGGGCGATCTGGTGGACCTCACCCGCGACGACGCCGGCCAGGTGGTGCACGAACCGGTCGACATGTCCGAGGTGGTCGATCGCAGCCTGGAGCGAGTCAGGCGGCGCCGCAACGACATTCACTTCGACGTCAACGTGATGCCGTGGCAGATGTTCGGCGACGCCGCCGGGCTCTCGCGCGCGGTGCTGAACCTGTTGGACAACGCGGCCAAGTGGAGTCCGCCGGGCGGCCGCGTCGGCGTCACCATGCGGCAGCTCGACCCGTCGCACGCGGAGCTGGTGGTGTCCGACCACGGCCCGGGCATCCCACCGCACGAACGCCGCCTGGTGTTCGAGCGGTTCTACCGTTCGACGACGGCGCGCGCCATGCCCGGCTCCGGCCTGGGCCTGGCGATCGTCAAGAAGGTCGTGCTCAATCACGGTGGATTGCTTCGTGTCGAGGACACCGTGCCGGGCGGACAGCCGCCGGGGACCTCGTTTTATGTCCTGTTGCCCGGCCGGCCGATGCCGCCCTCGACATATCCCGCGCCCAGCGCCGGGAACGCCGGAGAAGAATCGGGCAACGATCCGACCGTCCCGGTGGCCACCGACGAGGCGAACTCTCGGGAACCGTCGAACGTTATCTCAGTGGACTCTCAGTCCGCGCGGGCAAGGTAG
- the mprA gene encoding two-component system response regulator MprA, with protein MRILVVDDDRAVRESLRRSLSFNGYSVDLAHDGLEALEMIASDRPDALVLDVMMPRLDGLEVCRQLRSTGDDLPILVLTARDSVSERVAGLDAGADDYLPKPFALEELLARMRALLRRTKPDDDDADSVAMTFSDLTLDPVTREVTRGQRQISLTRTEFALLEMLIANPRRVLTRSRILEEVWGFDFPTSGNALEVYVGYLRRKTEADGEPRLIHTVRGVGYVLRETPP; from the coding sequence GTGCGGATACTGGTCGTCGACGACGATCGCGCAGTGCGTGAGTCGCTGCGCCGGTCGCTTTCCTTCAATGGCTACTCGGTCGACTTGGCCCATGACGGGCTGGAGGCGCTCGAGATGATCGCCAGCGACCGGCCCGACGCGCTCGTGCTCGACGTGATGATGCCGCGGCTGGACGGGCTCGAGGTCTGCCGGCAACTCCGCAGCACCGGCGACGACCTGCCGATCCTGGTGCTCACCGCTCGTGATTCGGTCTCCGAGCGGGTCGCCGGGCTGGACGCCGGGGCGGACGACTACCTGCCGAAGCCGTTCGCCCTGGAGGAACTGCTGGCCCGGATGCGGGCGCTGCTGCGCCGCACCAAGCCGGACGACGACGACGCCGACTCGGTGGCCATGACGTTCTCCGACCTGACGCTGGACCCGGTGACCCGCGAAGTCACCCGGGGGCAACGCCAGATCAGCCTGACGCGCACCGAATTCGCCTTGCTGGAAATGTTGATCGCCAACCCGCGCCGGGTGCTCACGCGCAGCCGGATCCTGGAGGAGGTGTGGGGATTCGACTTTCCCACCTCCGGCAACGCGCTCGAGGTCTATGTCGGCTACCTGCGCCGCAAGACCGAGGCCGACGGGGAGCCACGGCTGATTCACACGGTGCGCGGCGTGGGCTACGTCCTTCGCGAGACACCGCCGTGA
- the rpmF gene encoding 50S ribosomal protein L32, producing the protein MAVPKRRMSRANTRSRRAQWKATKTELVGVTVAGQKHKVPRRLLKAARLGLIDLDRR; encoded by the coding sequence ATGGCCGTACCCAAGCGCAGGATGTCGCGCGCGAACACCCGTAGCCGTCGCGCGCAGTGGAAGGCCACCAAGACCGAGCTCGTCGGCGTGACGGTCGCCGGCCAGAAGCACAAGGTGCCCCGCCGGCTGCTCAAGGCGGCCCGGCTCGGCCTGATCGACCTGGACCGGCGTTAG
- a CDS encoding acyclic terpene utilization AtuA family protein: MASAPGRDPVRIANCSGFYGDRFSAMREMLAGGSNDPVDYLTGDYLAELTMLILGRDRMKHPERGYAKTFLTQLEDCLGEARDRGVRIVANAGGLNPAGLADAIRALAERLGIPARVAHVEGDDLLARAAELGLGTPLTANAYLGAWGIVDCLGDGADVVVTGRVTDASVIVGAAAAHFGWGRTDYDRLAGAVVAGHVIECGVQASGGNYSFFTEVPDLTHAGFPLAEVHADGSSVITKHPGTGGLVSVDTVTAQLLYEITGARYANPDVTARMDTIELSAEAPDRVRISGVRGEPPPPTYKVSLNSIGGFRNAMTFVLTGLDIEAKAELVRRQLEAALTVKPAELQWSLARTDHPDADTEEAASALLHCVVRDPDPANVGRQFSSAAVELALASYPGFHVTAPPGDGQVYGVFTAGYVDANEVPHVAVHADGTRTGIPCATETLALSPADPPPLPEPLPAGPTRRVPLGRIAGARSGDKGGSANVGVWVRTEDQWRWLANTLTVGLLKELLPEAAEFDVTRHVLPNLRAVNFVIDGILGQGVAYQARFDPQAKGLGEWLRGRHVDIPERLL, from the coding sequence ATGGCCTCTGCCCCTGGTCGCGACCCGGTCCGGATCGCGAACTGCTCCGGGTTCTACGGTGACCGGTTCTCGGCGATGCGCGAGATGCTCGCCGGCGGCTCCAATGATCCAGTGGACTACCTCACCGGCGACTACCTGGCCGAACTGACCATGCTGATTCTGGGTCGCGACCGGATGAAGCATCCCGAGCGCGGCTACGCCAAGACCTTCCTGACCCAGCTCGAGGACTGCCTCGGCGAGGCCCGCGATCGGGGCGTCCGCATCGTCGCCAACGCCGGCGGCCTCAACCCGGCCGGGCTGGCCGACGCGATACGCGCCCTGGCCGAGCGCCTCGGCATCCCGGCCCGGGTGGCCCACGTCGAAGGTGATGACCTGCTGGCGCGCGCCGCCGAACTGGGGCTGGGCACCCCGCTGACCGCCAACGCCTACCTGGGCGCGTGGGGCATCGTCGACTGCCTGGGCGACGGCGCCGACGTGGTCGTCACCGGCCGGGTCACCGACGCCTCGGTGATCGTCGGGGCGGCCGCGGCGCACTTCGGCTGGGGCCGCACCGACTACGACCGGCTCGCGGGCGCGGTGGTCGCCGGCCACGTCATCGAGTGCGGCGTGCAGGCGAGCGGCGGCAACTACTCCTTCTTCACCGAAGTGCCGGACCTGACTCACGCCGGCTTCCCGCTGGCCGAGGTGCACGCCGACGGTTCGTCGGTGATCACCAAGCACCCCGGCACCGGCGGCCTGGTCAGCGTCGACACCGTCACCGCGCAGCTGCTCTACGAGATCACCGGCGCGCGCTACGCCAACCCCGACGTCACCGCCCGGATGGACACCATCGAGCTGTCGGCCGAGGCCCCCGACCGGGTGCGCATCAGCGGTGTGCGCGGCGAACCGCCGCCGCCCACCTACAAGGTGTCGCTGAACAGCATCGGCGGATTCCGCAATGCGATGACCTTCGTGCTGACCGGGCTGGACATCGAGGCCAAGGCCGAGTTGGTGCGCCGCCAGCTCGAGGCCGCCCTGACCGTCAAGCCCGCGGAGCTGCAGTGGTCGCTCGCCCGCACCGACCACCCCGACGCCGACACCGAGGAAGCCGCCAGCGCGCTGCTGCACTGCGTGGTCCGCGACCCCGATCCCGCGAACGTCGGGCGCCAGTTCTCCTCGGCGGCGGTGGAATTGGCGCTCGCCAGCTACCCGGGCTTTCATGTGACCGCCCCGCCGGGTGACGGTCAGGTCTACGGCGTGTTCACCGCGGGCTACGTCGATGCCAACGAGGTGCCGCATGTCGCGGTGCACGCCGACGGTACCCGCACCGGCATCCCTTGTGCCACCGAGACTTTGGCGTTGTCGCCCGCCGATCCGCCGCCCTTGCCGGAACCGCTACCCGCCGGGCCGACCCGGCGGGTGCCGCTGGGCCGCATCGCCGGGGCGCGCAGCGGAGACAAGGGCGGCTCGGCCAACGTCGGGGTTTGGGTCCGCACCGAGGACCAATGGCGCTGGCTGGCCAACACGCTGACCGTCGGGCTGCTCAAGGAGCTGCTGCCCGAAGCCGCGGAGTTCGACGTCACCCGCCACGTGCTGCCGAACCTGCGCGCGGTCAACTTCGTCATCGACGGCATCCTGGGCCAGGGCGTCGCCTATCAGGCGCGGTTCGATCCGCAGGCCAAGGGGCTGGGTGAATGGTTGCGCGGCCGCCACGTCGACATCCCCGAAAGGCTGTTATGA